From Williamwhitmania sp.:
TACAAGAGAAGGTATAGACGATATCTTTTCTGTACTCGGAGAATCAGGAGATAGGACCTTAACTTCTGATGAAGAGGTAATTGCCGTGATGGATCGCATTTTTGACCGAGTGCTTGAGCGTGCGGAATTTTATAAGCTATACTACTCTATGTTTTTGCATCCTCATGTAATGGAGTCTTTTCAAGATGAGATGGAAGAAATAGCCGTGCGCATGGTTACTCCTTTTCTGGATTATTTTGCCGCAAAAGGTTATGAGGATCCGCAAAGCGTTATCCTCTTTATACATGCAACGGCAGATGGGTTAATATTCAACTCCCTTTTTAATCCGGACATCTTTCAGATAGAGAAAATTAAGCCTATGTTTTTTAATCTTCTAACAAAAGGAACATTATGAAAAAGCTCATTTGGGGTATGGCGTTAACCATACTTCTACCAGCCTTTAGCATTGCTCAAACGCCAGATGCCAAGGAGATAGTTAATCGTGCCGAGAATAATTCACTTGGCGAGAAATCCTC
This genomic window contains:
- a CDS encoding TetR/AcrR family transcriptional regulator, whose product is MAPRTKEQLNKIKEDKRTQIMDASLKLFAEHGYLSTSVSQIAKEAGVAKGLIYSYFESKEEILRSITREGIDDIFSVLGESGDRTLTSDEEVIAVMDRIFDRVLERAEFYKLYYSMFLHPHVMESFQDEMEEIAVRMVTPFLDYFAAKGYEDPQSVILFIHATADGLIFNSLFNPDIFQIEKIKPMFFNLLTKGTL